Proteins encoded together in one Musa acuminata AAA Group cultivar baxijiao chromosome BXJ3-6, Cavendish_Baxijiao_AAA, whole genome shotgun sequence window:
- the LOC103987539 gene encoding U-box domain-containing protein 21: protein MAFPWRNRKSGLKTKLDRRVLDKEITVPTHFRCPISLELMKDPVTASTGITYDRQSIETWLEMGNATCPVTKQELRNADGLLPNHAIRKMIQDWCVANRRHGIERIPTPKIPVTRTQVVDILSEVAAAGQRGDHARCRQMAAKVRNLARESERNRRCFASNGASRVLAATFGAVAGGSSECSAAEVSEEILAALATVSPLDEEAASHIGSPESLGCLASILTHGNLAARLSAALVVKQLLASSGAKVDAVAGTKGLVEALAKLVKEPIFPQATKASLVAIFYMVSHDERTAAQVVDLGLVPVLVEALVEPEKSMNEKALAVLEGLLSCEGGREKARQHALTVPVLVKKMFRVSDMATELVVSALWKLCRNEGEEGEGKGRCLQEALRVGAFQKLLLLLQVGCSGETKEKATDLIKQLDGHREAYECVDTMDFKGLKKPL from the coding sequence ATGGCCTTTCCATGGAGAAACCGCAAGTCCGGCCTGAAGACCAAGCTGGATAGGAGAGTTCTCGATAAGGAGATCACCGTCCCGACGCACTTCCGATGCCCGATATCGCTGGAGCTGATGAAGGACCCGGTGACGGCATCGACCGGGATCACCTACGACCGGCAGAGCATCGAGACTTGGCTGGAGATGGGGAACGCGACGTGCCCGGTGACCAAACAGGAGCTGAGGAACGCCGACGGGCTCCTCCCCAACCACGCGATACGGAAGATGATACAGGACTGGTGCGTGGCGAACCGGCGGCACGGGATCGAAAGGATACCCACGCCTAAGATTCCGGTGACCAGGACCCAGGTGGTGGACATCCTGTCGGAGGTCGCGGCCGCGGGCCAGCGAGGCGACCACGCGCGGTGCAGGCAGATGGCGGCCAAGGTCAGGAATTTGGCGAGGGAGAGCGAACGGAACCGGCGGTGCTTCGCGTCGAACGGCGCGAGCCGGGTTTTGGCCGCCACGTTCGGTGCTGTGGCCGGCGGATCCTCGGAGTGCTCGGCGGCAGAGGTTTCGGAGGAAATCTTGGCAGCGCTGGCGACGGTGTCGCCGCTGGACGAGGAAGCCGCTTCGCACATCGGATCGCCCGAGTCGCTCGGGTGCCTGGCGTCGATCTTGACGCATGGGAATTTGGCTGCAAGGCTCAGCGCGGCGTTGGTGGTGAAGCAGCTTCTCGCATCCAGCGGAGCGAAGGTGGACGCCGTTGCCGGGACGAAGGGGCTGGTGGAAGCACTGGCCAAGCTCGTCAAGGAGCCCATCTTCCCTCAGGCCACGAAGGCGTCTCTGGTGGCCATCTTCTACATGGTTAGCCACGACGAGAGGACGGCAGCGCAGGTAGTCGATCTGGGGCTGGTGCCTGTGCTGGTAGAGGCCCTGGTGGAGCCGGAGAAGAGCATGAACGAGAAGGCATTGGCGGTGCTCGAAGGGCTGCTGAGCTGCGAGGGCGGCAGGGAGAAGGCCCGGCAACACGCGCTCACGGTGCCGGTGCTGGTGAAGAAGATGTTCCGGGTGTCGGACATGGCGACGGAGCTGGTCGTGTCGGCGCTATGGAAGCTGTGCAGGAACGAGGGAGAGGAGGGAGAAGGGAAGGGGAGATGCTTGCAGGAGGCGCTGCGAGTAGGTGCCTTTCAgaaactgctgctgctgctgcaggtggGGTGCAGCGGGGAGACCAAGGAGAAGGCCACCGACCTCATCAAACAATTGGATGGTCACAGGGAGGCGTACGAATGCGTCGACACCATGGATTTCAAGGGGCTCAAGAAGCCCTTGTGA
- the LOC135640958 gene encoding receptor protein kinase TMK1-like encodes MADRPVALFLPTAAHILLLLLLAGAASRSAADTNLGDLASMQVLATALGADKVLDWSASADPCTAWAGVACSDGRVTAIQVGNRSLAGSLPADVRNLTSLVRLELQNNRLAGPLPSLAGLASLQVLLFHGNLFSSIPPDFFSGLSSLQAVFLDDNPLAAWPLPASLSDAAALVNFSANNANVSGPLPDFLATAFPGLDHLGLAFNLLSGPVPSAFAAASFRSLWLNNQVGPSRLNGGIAFVENMTALEELWLQSNGFSGPLPDFSALTNLRNLELRDNQLTGVVPRSLVELKSLSKVTLTNNLLQGPVPVFPDSVTLDLVPGSESFCLKSAGECDDRVTLLLSIAKSFSYPERFAENWKGNDPCGWLGISCDADGNITVINFSRMSLNGTISPDFSAFTSLQRLLLPNNNLTGTIPSTLTNLTSLKELDVSNNMLWGKIPSFSKNVLVMTGGNVNMGKDVAPPGSDSGSAPNGSDSDPAGSVDVSGNSSGKASSGSVGVIAGSVIAVVAGVSLVGLLSFCYYKKKLQNSGRVQSPNTTVIHPRHSGSDQDMVKITVVGSSMNGGATASESYSQASSGPSDVHVVDAGNMVISIQVLRNVTNNFSEENILGRGGFGTVYKGELHDGTKIAVKRMEAGVMGTKGLNEFKSEIAVLTKVRHRNLVSLLGYCLDGNERLLVYEYMPQGTLSRHLLDWKEEGLKPLEWKKRLSIALDVARGVEYLHNLAHQSFIHRDLKPSNILLGDDMKAKVADFGLVRLAPDGKGCSVETRLAGTFGYLAPEYAVTGRVTTKADVYSFGVILMELITGRKALDESQPEESVHLVTWFRRMQLNKDTFRKAIDPTIDLDEETITSISTVAELAGHCCGREPHQRPDMSHAVTVLASLAELWKPSDPDSEDSYGIDLDMSLPQALKKWQAFDDSSHFDGATSSFLASLDNTQTSIPTRPPGFADSFTSADGR; translated from the exons ATGGCCGATCGACCCGTAGCTCTTTTCCTCCCGACGGCGGCTCACATCCTGCTGCTGCTCCTTTTAGCCGGCGCCGCGTCCAGGAGCGCGGCCGATACAAACCTTGGCGACCTTGCGTCAATGCAGGTCCTCGCCACCGCCCTCGGCGCTGACAAGGTCCTCGACTGGTCCGCCTCCGCCGACCCCTGCACCGCCTGGGCCGGCGTCGCCTGCTCCGACGGCCGCGTCACGGCCATCCAGGTCGGCAACCGCAGCCTTGCTGGCTCCCTCCCTGCCGACGTCCGCAACCTCACCTCCCTCGTCCGGCTTGAGCTCCAGAACAACCGTCTCGCCGGGCCGCTCCCTTCCCTCGCTGGCCTCGCCTCCCTGCAGGTCCTCCTCTTCCACGGCAACCTCTTCTCCTCCATTCCCCCCGACTTTTTCTCCGGCCTCTCCTCCCTCCAGGCCGTGTTCCTCGACGACAACCCCCTCGCTGCGTGGCCCCTTCCCGCCAGCCTCAGCGACGCCGCCGCCCTCGTCAACTTCTCTGCCAACAATGCCAATGTCTCCGGCCCCCTCCCGGACTTCCTCGCCACCGCCTTTCCCGGGCTCGACCACCTCGGCCTTGCCTTCAACCTCCTCTCTGGCCCCGTCCCTTCAGCTTTTGCGGCGGCTTCCTTCCGTTCGCTCTGGCTGAACAACCAGGTGGGACCGAGCCGCCTCAACGGCGGGATCGCCTTCGTCGAGAACATGACCGCCCTCGAGGAGCTCTGGCTCCAGTCCAACGGCTTCTCCGGGCCGCTTCCGGACTTCTCCGCCCTCACAAACCTGCGCAATCTGGAGCTCCGGGATAATCAGCTCACCGGCGTCGTTCCCCGCTCCTTGGTCGAGCTGAAATCGCTTTCCAAAGTTACGCTCACCAATAACCTGCTGCAGGGGCCCGTGCCCGTCTTCCCGGATTCTGTGACTCTAGACCTCGTCCCTGGAAGCGAGAGCTTTTGTCTGAAGTCAGCAGGGGAGTGCGACGACCGAGTCACACTCTTGCTATCCATCGCCAAAAGCTTCAGCTACCCGGAACGATTCGCAGAGAATTGGAAGGGGAACGACCCCTGCGGGTGGCTGGGCATCAGCTGTGATGCCGATGGCAACATCACTGTGATCAATTTCTCGAGGATGAGCCTCAATGGTACGATCTCACCTGATTTCAGTGCGTTCACCTCATTGCAGAGGCTGCTGCTGCCGAATAATAATCTCACGGGGACAATTCCATCCACGCTCACCAATCTGACGTCGCTGAAGGAATTGGACGTGTCCAACAACATGCTCTGGGGGAAAATTCCAAGCTTCAGCAAGAATGTATTGGTGATGACTGGTGGGAATGTGAATATGGGGAAGGATGTTGCTCCGCCAGGTTCGGACTCTGGTTCTGCTCCTAATGGTAGCGACTCAGATCCAGCAGGGTCTGTTGATGTGAGCGGCAACAGCAGTGGGAAGGCTTCTTCTGGCTCTGTAGGTGTGATTGCTGGTTCTGTGATCGCTGTGGTCGCCGGTGTCAGCCTTGTTGGACTGTTGAGTTTCTGCTATTACAAGAAGAAGCTGCAGAATTCCGGGAGGGTTCAGAGTCCAAACACTACAGTCATACACCCACGCCATTCGGGGTCCGACCAGGACATGGTGAAGATCACCGTCGTTGGCTCAAGCATGAACGGTGGCGCAACTGCCAGTGAATCTTACAGCCAGGCGAGTAGTGGCCCGAGTGATGTTCATGTAGTCGATGCAGGGAATATGGTGATCTCTATTCAGGTTCTTAGGAATGTGACCAACAATTTCAGCGAAGAGAACATTCTGGGGCGTGGTGGATTTGGTACGGTCTACAAGGGTGAGCTCCATGATGGCACCAAGATTGCAGTCAAGAGGATGGAGGCAGGCGTCATGGGGACGAAGGGTCTGAATGAATTCAAATCTGAGATTGCAGTCCTCACGAAGGTCAGGCACCGGAATTTGGTCTCGCTTCTCGGTTACTGTTTGGACGGGAATGAGAGACTGTTGGTCTATGAGTACATGCCTCAGGGGACACTGAGTCGCCATCTTCTGGACTGGAAGGAGGAAGGATTGAAGCCTTTGGAATGGAAAAAAAGGCTAAGCATCGCACTGGATGTGGCAAGGGGTGTGGAGTATTTACACAATTTGGCACATCAGAGCTTTATCCACAGGGATCTTAAGCCTTCCAACATCCTTCTTGGGGATGACATGAAAGCTAAAGTTGCAGATTTTGGCCTTGTCCGACTTGCACCGGATGGGAAAGGTTGTTCTGTTGAAACAAGGCTAGCTGGTACCTTTGGTTATCTAGCTCCAGAGTATGCTG TGACTGGTCGTGTCACCACAAAAGCTGATGTGTATAGCTTCGGAGTGATACTGATGGAGCTGATCACCGGTCGGAAGGCACTGGACGAGAGCCAACCGGAGGAAAGTGTGCACCTGGTTACATGGTTCCGCAGGATGCAACTCAACAAGGACACATTCCGAAAGGCCATAGACCCAACCATCGACCTCGACGAGGAGACGATCACGAGCATCAGCACCGTCGCAGAGCTTGCAGGCCACTGCTGTGGCAGAGAACCTCACCAGAGGCCGGATATGAGCCATGCGGTCACCGTCCTGGCATCACTCGCGGAGCTGTGGAAGCCCTCCGATCCCGACTCAGAAGACAGCTACGGGATCGACCTCGACATGTCACTCCCCCAAGCACTGAAGAAATGGCAGGCATTCGACGACAGCAGCCATTTCGACGGAGCCACATCATCATTCCTTGCGAGCTTGGACAACACCCAGACCAGCATACCGACGAGGCCACCTGGCTTTGCGGATTCCTTCACCTCAGCCGATGGAAGATAA